From the genome of Nicotiana sylvestris chromosome 1, ASM39365v2, whole genome shotgun sequence:
ATCAGTACTTCTAGATTCCTCTAAGATTTTGAGACGCTTTACTATGTGATTCGAGGCACCTGTATCAACTATCCACCTAACCTCAGCCTCAGTAGCTACAAAAGATGGAGTCATACCTGCTGACATAGCACTACTTTGTGGATCACTTTGACTTGAAGATGTGATGTTGGATTTGCCCAAAAGATACAAAATCTGATTGTACTGATCAACTGTGAACTGAGGCACTCCTGCAATCACTCCTTGACCACCCTGACTAGTTGAATCAAGATTATTCTGTTGGAGTCCTGCAAGGTTAGCTGAAGCCTCAAAGCTTCCACTGCTGGGGCCACTATTAGTTAGAGGCCATATGTATTGAGTAGCATTATTAGGTCCAGCCTTTCTTTTCTGCTTGAATCCTGCGGGATAGCCATGAAACTTGTAGCAAGTGTCCCTTGTGTGACCTTTATATTTGCAGTAGTCACAAAACAAATTGTTCCTTTTAGGCTTGTAGTTACTTGTACCTTGAGTGTTTCTTTTTCCACTAAACATAGTTATTCCTTCTTTGCTATAAAGTTTTGAGAAAAATTAACCACAGATCTTCTACTTTCTTCTCCTATTATCATAGAATAAGATTTGTTTATAAATTGGAGTAGGACTCATCATCATATTTTGATTACTAGATTGTGAGTAAGTCTCATTTAAACCCATCAGAAACTACAACAACCTGTGATTACCAAAATGTTCAGCATATCTCTTCGATTCCTCACAACCACATCCAGGGCAAGGCATCAATGCATCAAACTCTACCCAAAGTTCTTTTAGCTTAGCAAAGTATACTGACATAGAGGAGATGCCTTGAGACAAGGTAGCAATTTGTCTGTGCAGAAACAGAATTCTAGATCCATTAACCTTGTCAAAGCTCTCTCTAAGACCAACCCACACTTTCTGTGCACTAGTTGCATACACCATGCCTCTTAACAGTTCATTACTAACAGAGTTCATGATCCATGACAAAACTATGGCATTACATTTTTCCCACAAATCATGTAAAGCGGGAGGAAATTTGTCCTTAGTGTATCTACCATCAACAAAACCTAATTTACTCGTGCCTAATAGACTGATACGCATAGAGTTGCTCCACATAGCATAGTTCTTATGTCCAGTTACTTTGATTGAAATGAGAGAACTACCTGgatgtcatgacccggatttcccaccctcgggagtcgtgatgacgcctactaatgggagctaggcaagccaaaccttaaatacttgctacactttcattttgcctcttttaacaaacacaagccgataatatgataaaagcgaaattttaaataaataagcggaagtcgaCAATTATATATATTAAGGCTACGtttattacaacttttaaaaacctcaaatacctaaaacctggtgtcacagtatcacaaactgtctaagagttactacatacaaggtctgaagaaatacaatacattgtttctgaacaaaggaaatgaaataggaaatagagatagagggagacgccagggcctgcggacgcctgcaggtctaccttgggtctccgagtgtactgaaggaagccctccaactactgtccgaaagctgcttatggatctgcacacaatgcagagtgtagtatcagcactaccgaccccatgtgttggtaagtatctagcctaacctcggcgaagtagtgacgaggctaggaccagactaccaaatagaCATGtacagttcatatatatatatatatatatattcagcggaaaagaaatacagaaataaccagtcaatgtgggaggggaaaacatgctgtgggggagataatagtttcgaatttaaaggcatcaagtaaggaaagaaacaacataactagaatatcaacaaggaagcagaaaacAATgatttgcacgacatcacccttcgtgcttttactctcgttctcaccaaaacaatcatataatcaaaataTGCACGACATctcccttcgttcttttactctctttcctcaccatataatcaatagaatcggcaTAGAATTGTacgtcgtgcggcacgacatcgcccttcgtgctttacactctttcctcacaataacaaacaatgcacaacATCTCCCTTCATgccttcctcacccaaataacaatcacaaataaagggacaagggaataaacaaaataataatagaaatcccggcaagggaacataattaaacaattaaatctcggtaagggaacaacatcaataatctcaacatcccggcaagggagacaattaacaaagcaacaatatcccggcaagggaacaatttaataactctttctcaatttcacttcacaattcacttcacaactcgagccaatgctctagaggttcgattatcacttattctttcacaactcatttcacaactcgagccaatgctctagaagtTCAATTATCACTTGTATTTTCACGATTTtactatacaacttgagccaacgctccttaatgttcataggtcacaattctttccacaagctTTATataacaattagaaatcttcaccaaggcatgaataatacaatgaaatcatgaaaaccacaatataagacccacagTCATGCtttacaccaacgtatagatactcgtcaccatgcttatacgtcgtactcgacaagaagcaaatagcaaataggacacaactcctaatccctcaagctaaagttagactaaacacttacctcgatgcaacgaatacaattcaagtctcaactaccgctttacctcttgtttccaccaccaacttgCTTGTATCTAACCACAATTTGCTTAACgacatcaataaatgctagatgaatcaattctaatgcatgaaaataggttttataaagattttcccaaaaagtcaagaatcgaccccgggcccgcttggtccaaacccgaaattcagagcaaaacctgattacccatttacccccgagcccggatatataattggttttggaatccgacctcaatttgaggtttaaacccccaaatttcaatattcttaggttttacccaaaattctcaattccaccatgaaaataattgatttgaagttgaaatcatgttaaaagatgttaatgattgaagaaaactagttaaaaatgacttacaattgatttggagaagaaaggttgtttgaaaaatcacctcttatatttttggggttttgaaaaatgaaaataactggaAATACCCTCTATTTATACCTCTCTCAGACCCTCTGTGCGGGCCGCACAGGCCTTTCTGAGGTACTGCGGTTCAGTGCCCTGTGTGGACCGCAAGAAATGGACTACGGTCGCATAGgtctccaccgcggaccgcaagaaatcgagcgcggccatgaatgcttggccttgctcaccgcagaccgcacaaatcccaccacggtcgcggagtccccaccgcggccgcgaagcttccaccgcggaccacgagacctggcttcagagacgtGCAACTTctatgaatctgcaacttttttcctaagtgtaaaaacatcccgaaactcacccgagtcctcggggctccaaaccaaatgtcatactaacttagaaatatcatatggacttactcgtgtaatcaaatcatcaaaataacctcatgaacatcaaattaaatctcgagatcaatgaaattttctcaaaacttctttaaacataaattttgcaatttaagtccgaatcacgtcacatgacatccgtttttcaccaaattccatagaaatgtcttaaatcatatataagacctgtaccgggcgtcggaaccaaaatacgggcccgataccatcatgttctaatcaaatttcatttcaaatttctttaaacaaattccagaaaacaatttcctttaaaaatttatttctcgggattgggaactcggaattcgatttcgagaatacgcccaagtcccatattttcctacggacccaccgggaccgtcaaatcacgggttcgggtccgtttacccaaaacattgaccaaagtcaaattagctcattttataatcaaaacttatcatttttcacagattatcatgtttaagctttccggctatcacgcaaattgaggtgactctaaatgaggttttcaaggcctcagaacacggaagctttgttttaaaacaagtgatgaccttttgggtcatcacactggAGTATCAGAAGGCTCAAGAAATAAAGGATGATGTTGATTGATCACCATTTCACCCACATGACTTGGATTTGCTACTGGAGTTGCATCAACAGTAACGTCTTCAACTCCAGTGTCTGAGCTAGCACCAATACCTTCGATCGCCATTGAAGGATGAAGAGAAATAGAGCTTATAGAAAGCAATTTCACAGATACGAAGAAATGATACCTAATTGCTCACATACGATTCAACCTAGAGAGAAATGAATCAAAGCAATTACATAGATCTCAGATGAGATTCGAAACTCAGATCAAAGCTCGAGCAGTCCGCGTGAATTGAACGTCTTcacaggctctgataccatgttaaatgAAGAGAACCTCCATGACTGCAGAGGATTTCTCAGAAGAAGCTAAGAGAGGAAATGGAAATTGTATTGTTCCATTCATTCTAATCACATACAAATGAGGAATTACACGGTTATATACTACTCATAACTAACTTAACTTACAGCTGTCCTTACGCTCTTAGACAGCTGGCTAACTACTTGGCTAACCGCTAACTAACCACTATCTACTTTCTTAACAAGAAGATGCAAAACAAAAAAGACAAATAAAATGAACATATTTTCTTTTGGTTTCCAACCAGATACCCGTATTAAGGTCTATCAGGATTCGTGTCGTATAAGGTCATTAAAAAAGGAAGCGCcttctataaaaaaaaaaaaaatctgaggGCTCGACTCAAGATCTCTTATCAAAAGTAGAGAGATCTTATCCATCGCACCACAATTCttagtaataaaataaaataaacacgacaacaatttaagaagaaaaaaattggTGGGAGAGGGGttggaagggggggggggaggaagtAGTGACACTATGGATTTTTTTTCTTGCATTTTCTACTTTTCTTTTTCGTGTCCAAGAAGAATAGAATGAATGATAAACAAGTTTCCCTCCATAAGCATGTGAAactttcttctttccttcttttttttttccttccattTATCCATTTTCGCAATGAATAACTTTTTTCTTTTCTAGAAGAATAATAAAAAGCTGTTGAACTATCCCCACAAACTTTTAGAATAATATGTGTAATAACGTATTAGTCTacaaaattttaatttgtttaaacaaATACCAATATCATGGAGAAGGTGCTTTTGTTTTAAACTTAGAGGACTTAGATCCTACTTTTTGACATATTGTACCCTTCAATTGGTAACAAAAAGTCGTCAATTTTGTTAACCACAGTACAACAACCAATCCATTACGCCTTTTTAATAACTAAAAATTAACATAATCAACTTTTTTATGTTTCTACTTTTCCCTTCTTTTGATGAAACTTTTATGTCATATGGATGGATAATCATCATTTGATTTAAAGGTATATTAAACAGTCTTTTTAAAAGAGCAGTCACCTTTATATAGTTTGGCCCTCATATAAATATGGTCCAACATACATTAATCCACTTTAAATTTTCATTTATAGCATATGAACTATTAGAGCATATTTTTAATGTTCACTTCCTAtcgttttcttttttcctttttttaaccaGGAAAGTATTCTATATATATGTTTATCTAATAAATATTAAGTATTGAAAACATAGGAGAGCCTttgagcaacggtaaagttgtttTTATGTGATCTATGGGTCACGGGTTCGAGTCTTGGAATCAGTTacgaaggggagccttggagcaacggtaaaattGTCTCTGTGTGACCTCACGGATTCGAGCCGTGATATCATACACTGATCCTTGCATCAGGATAGACAATCTACATCACATCCATT
Proteins encoded in this window:
- the LOC104230679 gene encoding uncharacterized protein; its protein translation is MNSVSNELLRGMVYATSAQKVWVGLRESFDKVNGSRILFLHRQIATLSQGISSMSVYFAKLKELWVEFDALMPCPGCGCEESKRYAEHFGNHSKEGITMFSGKRNTQGTSNYKPKRNNLFCDYCKYKGHTRDTCYKFHGYPAGFKQKRKAGPNNATQYIWPLTNSGPSSGSFEASANLAGLQQNNLDSTSQGGQGVIAGVPQFTVDQYNQILYLLGKSNITSSSQSDPQSSAMSAGMTPSFVATEAEVRWIVDTGASNHIVKRLKILEESRSTDETSIGKDLFNGRVRGIGKEDEGLYIYISGNKDQTNGGGNNNSDSGRSFVNTIKDDSSSVSLWHMRLSHVLIDVLRKLKCFQYLKCNSETKQYTVCPIVKQTRLPFPLSTSVVTACFHLLHADVWGPYRVPTHDGKKYFLTLVDDHSKFTWVLLLPSKAEVIVAIKQFFTVIKNVYSCTVKFLRTDNGCEFFNSQMTELLQSLGIVHQSSCVYTPQ